The Oncorhynchus tshawytscha isolate Ot180627B linkage group LG20, Otsh_v2.0, whole genome shotgun sequence genome has a window encoding:
- the urm1 gene encoding ubiquitin-related modifier 1 isoform X1: MAAPIAIHLEFGGGAELLFGSVKEHHVTLPNQSEPWDMKQLLVWIRGNMLKERPELFVQGDTVRPGILVLINDADWELMGELEYELQDKDNVVFISTLHGG; this comes from the exons ATGGCGGCGCCCATAGCGATACACCTGGAGTTTGG GGGAGGGGCGGAGCTACTGTTTGGCAGCGTGAAGGAGCATCATGTGACCCTGCCCAACCAATCAGAACCCT gggacaTGAAGCAGCTGCTGGTGTGGATCAGAGGGAACATGTTGAAGGAACGGCCAGAGCTCTTTGTCCAGGGAGATACTGT GAGGCCTGGGATCTTGGTACTTATCAATGATGCCGACTGGGAATTGATG ggTGAGTTGGAGTACGAGCTACAGGACAAGGACAACGTAGTATTCATCTCTACTCTCCACGGAGGTTAG
- the urm1 gene encoding ubiquitin-related modifier 1 isoform X2, giving the protein MLLKQLETDRGGAELLFGSVKEHHVTLPNQSEPWDMKQLLVWIRGNMLKERPELFVQGDTVRPGILVLINDADWELMGELEYELQDKDNVVFISTLHGG; this is encoded by the exons atgctgctcaaacagttggagacggacag GGGAGGGGCGGAGCTACTGTTTGGCAGCGTGAAGGAGCATCATGTGACCCTGCCCAACCAATCAGAACCCT gggacaTGAAGCAGCTGCTGGTGTGGATCAGAGGGAACATGTTGAAGGAACGGCCAGAGCTCTTTGTCCAGGGAGATACTGT GAGGCCTGGGATCTTGGTACTTATCAATGATGCCGACTGGGAATTGATG ggTGAGTTGGAGTACGAGCTACAGGACAAGGACAACGTAGTATTCATCTCTACTCTCCACGGAGGTTAG